From one Lycium ferocissimum isolate CSIRO_LF1 chromosome 5, AGI_CSIRO_Lferr_CH_V1, whole genome shotgun sequence genomic stretch:
- the LOC132057251 gene encoding interactor of constitutive active ROPs 2, chloroplastic-like isoform X2 has product MQTPKGRTVSVEVPQRTSNATLKTARKLKTPGSDADSVSSPNPANRTPKDRSPKVVGRRSPRSPMIEKKRPGKASDLETQLAQLQDELKKAKDQLSSSESLKKRAQQEADEAKKQLTDMSEKLEDSKKQLLELSDSEETRLLELRKISQDRDRAWESELAAIQKQHELDSSALASAMNEIQQLKIQLDQAADSEAAQAHHAESAYGEIQSLRIELTETLALVEKLRNQLNDSKESEACSLEEVSKGQTQLEVAKMTEDTLRSEGLKAMEACRTLSLELEKSKNRVASLDELVSKLQSGPVEGNNVNIEADKLKIELSNIQVEVSQLRAALEESERKYQEEYIQSTLQMRSAYELVERTKSESTQKEAAWEVKVNEVKSEVEELKEKLSLHEKMQSADREFELAAELKKSESILGDLRANLLDKETELQSLIEENEQLKSEIGNKESESTKISDEALVLLEEAKTAEREALIKLGDLADEADKCSRKVTRVTEELDAAQAANSEMETELRRLKVQCDQWRKAAEAAASILSTGHNNGKYVERTGSLDYHTIGGKLGSPLLVDDLDDDSPKKKNNNMLKKIGFLLRKGQK; this is encoded by the exons AAAGGAAG GACTGTTTCTGTGGAGGTGCCTCAAAGGACATCTAATGCTACACTAAAGACAGCTCGAAAGCTCAAGACTCCAGGGTCAGATGCTGATTCTGTTTCATCTCCAAATCCAGCAAACAGGACACCTAAAGATAGGAGTCCAAAAGTTGTTGGTCGCCGGTCACCACGGAGTCCAATGATAGAG AAGAAGCGTCCCGGCAAAGCATCTGACTTAGAAACGCAGCTTGCTCAACTGCAAGATGAGCTAAAGAAGGCGAAAGACCAGCTCAGTTCTTCCGAATCATTGAAGAAAAGGGCTCAACAGGAAGCTGATGAAGCTAAAAAACAGCTCACTGACATGTCAGAAAAGCTTGAGGACTCGAAGAAGCAGCTCCTCGAGCTATCAGATTCAGAGGAAACTCGACTGCTGGAGTTGCGAAAAATCTCACAGGACCGAGACCGAGCATGGGAATCCGAGCTTGCAGCTATCCAAAAGCAGCATGAGTTGGACTCTTCTGCTTTGGCCTCTGCCATGAATGAAATTCAGCAACTTAAAATTCAGCTGGACCAAGCAGCTGATTCTGAAGCCGCTCAAGCCCATCACGCTGAGTCAGCTTATGGTGAGATACAAAGCTTAAGGATTGAACTTACTGAGACCCTTGCATTGGTTGAGAAACTGAGAAACCAACTTAACGATAGCAAGGAATCTGAGGCGTGTTCGCTTGAAGAAGTGAGCAAAGGTCAGACGCAGCTGGAAGTGGCTAAGATGACCGAGGATACTCTACGTTCTGAAGGTCTGAAAGCAATGGAAGCTTGCAG GACCTTGTCTTTGGAGTTGGAAAAATCGAAGAATCGAGTAGCTTCATTGGATGAACTTGTCAGCAAACTCCAGTCTGGTCCAGTAGAAGGAAACAACGTTAACATAGAAGCTGATAAACTAAAAATTGAGCTGAGTAATATCCAAGTTGAGGTGAGTCAACTAAGAGCTGCTTTGGAGGAATCCGAGAGAAAGTATCAGGAAGAATACATCCAGAGCACCTTGCAGATGAGAAGTGCTTATGAGCTGGTGGAACGCACAAAATCCGAATCAACTCAGAAGGAGGCTGCATGGGAGGTAAAAGTAAATGAAGTAAAATCGGAAGTGGAagagttgaaagaaaaattgagtcTGCATGAGAAAATGCAGTCAGCTGATAGAGAGTTTGAGTTAGCTGCTGAACTGAAGAAATCAGAGTCAATTTTGGGAGATTTGAGAGCAAATCTATTAGACAAAGAAACAGAATTGCAGAGTCTTATAGAGGAGAACGAGCAGTTGAAGTCGGAAATCGGAAATAAGGAATCAGAGAGTACCAAAATTAGTGACGAGGCACTTGTTTTATTAGAAGAAGCAAAAACTGCTGAAAGAGAGGCCTTAATAAAGCTGGGAGATTTGGCCGATGAAGCAGATAAATGCAGCAGAAAGGTAACACGTGTCACTGAAGAGTTGGATGCAGCACAGGCTGCAAACTCGGAAATGGAAACCGAGCTAAGGAGGTTAAAAGTGCAATGTGATCAATGGAGGAAAGCTGCTGAAGCAGCTGCATCTATACTTTCAACTGGACATAATAACGGGAAATATGTTGAAAGAACAGGTTCTTTAGACTACCATACTATTGGTGGCAAGCTTGGTTCTCCACTGTTGGTGGACGACTTGGATGATGACTCgccaaagaagaagaataacaaCATGTTAAAGAAAATCGGGTTTTTATTGAGAAAGGGCCAGAAGTAA
- the LOC132057251 gene encoding interactor of constitutive active ROPs 2, chloroplastic-like isoform X1, which translates to MCCGSGGLLHKAHFYIYCLEEIIMQTPKGRTVSVEVPQRTSNATLKTARKLKTPGSDADSVSSPNPANRTPKDRSPKVVGRRSPRSPMIEKKRPGKASDLETQLAQLQDELKKAKDQLSSSESLKKRAQQEADEAKKQLTDMSEKLEDSKKQLLELSDSEETRLLELRKISQDRDRAWESELAAIQKQHELDSSALASAMNEIQQLKIQLDQAADSEAAQAHHAESAYGEIQSLRIELTETLALVEKLRNQLNDSKESEACSLEEVSKGQTQLEVAKMTEDTLRSEGLKAMEACRTLSLELEKSKNRVASLDELVSKLQSGPVEGNNVNIEADKLKIELSNIQVEVSQLRAALEESERKYQEEYIQSTLQMRSAYELVERTKSESTQKEAAWEVKVNEVKSEVEELKEKLSLHEKMQSADREFELAAELKKSESILGDLRANLLDKETELQSLIEENEQLKSEIGNKESESTKISDEALVLLEEAKTAEREALIKLGDLADEADKCSRKVTRVTEELDAAQAANSEMETELRRLKVQCDQWRKAAEAAASILSTGHNNGKYVERTGSLDYHTIGGKLGSPLLVDDLDDDSPKKKNNNMLKKIGFLLRKGQK; encoded by the exons AAAGGAAG GACTGTTTCTGTGGAGGTGCCTCAAAGGACATCTAATGCTACACTAAAGACAGCTCGAAAGCTCAAGACTCCAGGGTCAGATGCTGATTCTGTTTCATCTCCAAATCCAGCAAACAGGACACCTAAAGATAGGAGTCCAAAAGTTGTTGGTCGCCGGTCACCACGGAGTCCAATGATAGAG AAGAAGCGTCCCGGCAAAGCATCTGACTTAGAAACGCAGCTTGCTCAACTGCAAGATGAGCTAAAGAAGGCGAAAGACCAGCTCAGTTCTTCCGAATCATTGAAGAAAAGGGCTCAACAGGAAGCTGATGAAGCTAAAAAACAGCTCACTGACATGTCAGAAAAGCTTGAGGACTCGAAGAAGCAGCTCCTCGAGCTATCAGATTCAGAGGAAACTCGACTGCTGGAGTTGCGAAAAATCTCACAGGACCGAGACCGAGCATGGGAATCCGAGCTTGCAGCTATCCAAAAGCAGCATGAGTTGGACTCTTCTGCTTTGGCCTCTGCCATGAATGAAATTCAGCAACTTAAAATTCAGCTGGACCAAGCAGCTGATTCTGAAGCCGCTCAAGCCCATCACGCTGAGTCAGCTTATGGTGAGATACAAAGCTTAAGGATTGAACTTACTGAGACCCTTGCATTGGTTGAGAAACTGAGAAACCAACTTAACGATAGCAAGGAATCTGAGGCGTGTTCGCTTGAAGAAGTGAGCAAAGGTCAGACGCAGCTGGAAGTGGCTAAGATGACCGAGGATACTCTACGTTCTGAAGGTCTGAAAGCAATGGAAGCTTGCAG GACCTTGTCTTTGGAGTTGGAAAAATCGAAGAATCGAGTAGCTTCATTGGATGAACTTGTCAGCAAACTCCAGTCTGGTCCAGTAGAAGGAAACAACGTTAACATAGAAGCTGATAAACTAAAAATTGAGCTGAGTAATATCCAAGTTGAGGTGAGTCAACTAAGAGCTGCTTTGGAGGAATCCGAGAGAAAGTATCAGGAAGAATACATCCAGAGCACCTTGCAGATGAGAAGTGCTTATGAGCTGGTGGAACGCACAAAATCCGAATCAACTCAGAAGGAGGCTGCATGGGAGGTAAAAGTAAATGAAGTAAAATCGGAAGTGGAagagttgaaagaaaaattgagtcTGCATGAGAAAATGCAGTCAGCTGATAGAGAGTTTGAGTTAGCTGCTGAACTGAAGAAATCAGAGTCAATTTTGGGAGATTTGAGAGCAAATCTATTAGACAAAGAAACAGAATTGCAGAGTCTTATAGAGGAGAACGAGCAGTTGAAGTCGGAAATCGGAAATAAGGAATCAGAGAGTACCAAAATTAGTGACGAGGCACTTGTTTTATTAGAAGAAGCAAAAACTGCTGAAAGAGAGGCCTTAATAAAGCTGGGAGATTTGGCCGATGAAGCAGATAAATGCAGCAGAAAGGTAACACGTGTCACTGAAGAGTTGGATGCAGCACAGGCTGCAAACTCGGAAATGGAAACCGAGCTAAGGAGGTTAAAAGTGCAATGTGATCAATGGAGGAAAGCTGCTGAAGCAGCTGCATCTATACTTTCAACTGGACATAATAACGGGAAATATGTTGAAAGAACAGGTTCTTTAGACTACCATACTATTGGTGGCAAGCTTGGTTCTCCACTGTTGGTGGACGACTTGGATGATGACTCgccaaagaagaagaataacaaCATGTTAAAGAAAATCGGGTTTTTATTGAGAAAGGGCCAGAAGTAA